The following DNA comes from Pomacea canaliculata isolate SZHN2017 linkage group LG10, ASM307304v1, whole genome shotgun sequence.
CCGAGGAAGTGTTTAAAGCAAGATCTTCTTAGGAAGTGTTAAGAGCAAGATCTTCTTAGGAAGTGTTAAGAGCAAGATACATGTGCTGATTCCTACCAATCACCACCTTTAACATGAAGCTTATACACTTTACACTTAGTGACttcataaaattaatattaataatattaataacagtTACCAGCCATCAACCCTGCCCCACAGTATTTGAACATCAGAACTGGGGAGATGGACAAATTTTCACAGTGACAAACTCCCATCCTCCACCACCAGATTCATGATATCATTGGAAGCAGTCTCTGAACATGTAAATATCTGATTTCATACCTTATTACGAGGCCTATCCGTTACACCTCGAATACGTGTTGAATATCTTTCCCACTCGCCCTGTACATTCTGATCGAATGTGTATCGTCCAGCTACTGGGCAAATGACGGGGGAAGGAGGGTCCACTGGTGAAGACAAACAATTAAATCATTAACAAGTCACATCTATAAGTGGAGCACAGCACCATTCACTAATTCATCTTGATATTCTCTCAGTGACACAATGATTAATATTCTGTGTTACATTCTTACAGTTGGCTTAATGCCAGTAGACAGCCACAACAAAAGAATGTGAGAACAAAAACAGTTAAGTGAAATGGGGAGAAAAtctgagagaaaagagaggatGAGGGGAGAGAAGTTAAAGATAATATAATAGACATTGAAGGGGGAGAACATAGTAGTAAAGAACGATAATAAGAGTGAGGCAagagaagaagacaataaaataattttaaaaaatgaaactcaCAGATAAGAACTTCATACTTCCAATCAAAGTCATCACGATTGAAAGTAAATGACATCCAACTGCATGTTTCCCGAAACTTTGCCGTCATGAAGTTGTCTTGAGCCAGCTCATCTTGTGTCAAACGTGATGGTTTGCCTGTTCATATTCCAAATGCTTTTTTGGTGAATGTAAAGGACATACTTATTGGTCATACAATTACATCCATATATTGACACAACTCAGAGGTAACACCATCATTTTTAAGATGTAGAATAGGGTCAGTGACAGCAGTCTTTTCCAAACTGGAAACAAACCAACCAGACTGATGCTGACCTTATTTTCCcccatttttcatgcttttagtaagactgtatttttatattcactgaagttttctttatcttcataTCAAGCTAGAGGATCATCATTACCAAGACCAAATTAATGATCCAAAACTCATTTATGATGATATTATATTAAAGTATAATGGATGCCcccagataaaaaaattaagtatatagaagaataaaaataaaactggttaCTAACCCACTCTGTATCGTACAATCCCATGATGGCGTGGCACGATATCATAGCAAACAAAGTCCACTTCACTAGaggaatagaaataaaaagccGTCTAGCACATAGCTATCAACACAAGTCACAGTAGCACTGCCCAGTCTGTTATTGTCAGGTGTCATCTGTATGGACCCTCATATGTATGCACCTTTAGCATATGTAAAGACATGTTAGATTGCAAAAATGTTCGTAAGAACCAGGTGATTCTTTAAAAAGGTCTTAAGatgacatttcattttattcacaAGCTTATTACTGACAAAcagatttaataaaaatatgaaggtTCTGCTTTACAATGCCATGTGTTACAAAATCACTTAGCTGTCCTTTGTTCTACTTACCACTTCCCAACAATAACCTTTGTCATGAGGTAGCGAGTACCTAACATCTGTTGACAGGACAGGTATGTTTCTTCATACTCAAACTCGTTTTTGTTAGTGAAGTACTTGACGTGAGTGTCATTGATGACCACCTGAGACTTGAACTGGATTCCCTGTGTGTACCACTCTCCAGAGATATTGCGTGGAAGGTTACACTGTGGGTTCATGTATGGGGTCTGTGGTGGGACTGCAAGgaacaatgagaaaaaaaaaatgtaaggtgGTGAAATCTGCTTCACTCACTTCATGTACCTAAACCAGTCTATACCACAtaatgatatatttaaaaaaataaaaaaaaataaaaaaataaagaaagaaaaagaaagaaaattctgtatttttcataatattttcatttttgcagGATCTGACTTTAAGAATCTGAATAAGTTATGTGGCACGCTGCCAATCCAAGACCACCGTTCAAATTGTGACTGCTATTAGCACATCTTAAAAGAATGATGGGTAcagtaatacaaaaatataatagttTCTGGACTGTGAAATTTATCCCTTAGGCTATCATCAAATCACCCAGTCTTTATCAGTGGGATTCACAAGAAAAGAATGATTTTCCTTAAAAAGCTCCTTTAAATTGTGCACTTTATTCTTAGCTTAGAAAAAGATTGTTTAGCCAATAAAGTCTTCAACAATATTTCATAAattatattgaaatattttttcatttaacccaaactataaatttttatttatctgtcttatcttgtattattttttaaaggcaaaCAGGCACATCTTCATAATCTATAATGCAATCAATACAAAATGTTCAAACTGAAATGTAAATTACTCTTACTTCGTCTCAGGACAAGACGAACAGGACCATTGTACAAGCTGTTCAGTGCACCACACTCGGCAAAACGTGACATGACCCAACGAATGGTGTTGTCAGCTGACTTTTGATTCTTCAGTGTCATCtacaaggaaaagaaatatcCCATACAAGTTCTTTGGTAATATCAGGACAATAATAATTCTATAAGCAACCACTCAATGGAAATCAGGACTTCTGCCAACCTTTCCTTTTGATACAACTGTCATTCTGAAAAATTTAACTAAAGctaaaacattatattttatgatGAGAAGAATGGTGATGATGTAGCTTGCAAAGTAGAATTTCCATCTCAAAGATGCTCACTGCACTTGCAGAGCAACTGGataaacacaaagtaaaaagtggaaaagaatatgacctgaaatgttaaaatagtGTTTGTGTTGCTAGCTGAGCTGATCAATTATCAAAACACAATATTCCAGTTTCAGAGAGGATGCAAAGTCAAAATATATGCACTAATTTCACAGCACAGTGCGTCATTATGTTGATTGGAAATCAAATGCTTAAGCAGAAGGAAAACATTGTATCCCAGAAAgatgtgattttcttttcaagattcgatattttacttttttcatcacaagacaatgagaatttttttgtgttaaattacactttaaaaaataatcctgtGTCaagtcatctctctctcttccctccacctctgccctctctcttccttctccacATTCATTCTCATCTTCATGCCAGGATTATATCTTCTATTATAATATTATCTCAGTCTGATATTATTACATATCATCATCCTTTGTGtcagcatcaccaccaccctcaGCATAAATATAACATGGCAAATGTAGAGCAAGTGGTTATAATgattacatattattatatgGCTATTATAGATTTTTATATAATAAGTAACAATTATATCTTATTATATAATGATTGTATAATGTATAGGGATtattgtatataaattatatattcatatataatgATTATGCACTATTATAAAGCAATTATAACAAAGGTGTATACTGATGTCTTTACCATGGACTTTAGGATAAGCCTCAACTTACCAGACACTTGAATTTTTCTCTCCTGTCTTTCTGTACTGTATCAGCAATGGCTGCAAAGGTATAGCCTGTACCACTCACCATCGCAAACCAGCTCCCCATGCACTGGTATCGAATGGCTGGCAAAGGAAACAAAGGGCACATGCACCATTAATAAGAAGGAAACAACTCGGTGATCTCCTATCACAGCATATGCACCACACTTCATGACCTATTCATACCACCAGCTGCATGACATCTACTTCTGACAACGTTTCATAACTGAATGAGTCTAAATCAATGAAAGACCCTACTTTAGTGTTGGAAGCAGTTTGTACTGAGGACAAGAAAGTGCGTCAAAAGGCCTGCGTTGCTGCTCTTGGATCTGCAGACTCCTGGGTAGCAGATCATAATGCACATAACTCATGCCATGAACCATGTTGGAAAGGTTCTTCAACAAGAGTGAATGCCCCTGCTATTTGTATTAGAAATGAGTGATGGTAGAAAAGTCAGCCACTTCTGGACTGGACTGCAGTCTTTACACATTTTACTCGTACTACATTGCTGTGCAGCTGGTCGGTAACAAGTGATGTCACACAATAACATGCACTGTCATCTTTGCATTTCATgatgcttttttctgttgatggcGGTTACTTTTGGcaaattataaacacatttgGAACACAATGTGATGCATTATTTTGAACTGAACACTGAAGGCAACATACATGACCATGATCCCAAATGGCTGAAAAACCATGACCAGAAACAGGTAAGGAACCAATTTTTGAACAAATTCAGTCCTTCAAGGTTTTGTCAGAGGGTTAAGGGAAGATTCTCTCTGTGTTGGTCCATACATAATCTTATAGACTTTCCTCTAAACTTTCCACATTGTATTTATTCCAGACACTGTATCAGACAAACtggaaaatacataaaactatatttataaCCTGATCAGAAACTTTTTTAGTACAAAGGAACGTACTAAAAGTCTCAACCAGTGAGCAggagacaagaaaagagaacttGACAAAGCTGacagacatttcaaacaaaattatttaaaaaaatgtcacttcTGCATCTAAAGAAAAGTAATTTGTCAATAGAAGACCAGCATATATACAGTTCAAAAGCAGCAACTGATCTTTACTCACTCTGCGAGTAAGAAGTCTGCACTTCGGGACATCTGGAGTAGGTCATGTAGAAGACTTCATTATCGACGTAGGCGGACCCTGGATCCTGGCAGGCTTTGATCTGAGAATCTTGATTGTCACAAATGCCACCTCCACCCCAACTGACTTCATAAGTGAACTGATAAACACCTTCAAATGTTGTGATACAGTTTACTGGCTGGGGGTCTTGGCCTGCAGGTGAATATTGGTAgtattttactgattttataGTCCCTTCACTAGATTGTACAATTgtgtacaacaaaaaaacatgtaagGATAAGGtagaaatacttaaaaaaaaaaaaagcaaacgagAAACCATTTCATACTGAGGAAACAGACTGCAGTAGCAATGAAAGCAGATGGCAGTCTGACAGcagcaaacaaaatgtatgtACAAATATCACCAATTTCttaatgctatttttttatgatggtTTGCACATTGCAAGTGCAAAATGAAATATCTTGAAATGGTGGAGGTTTCTTACTATCTCATGTTTCTCGTTTTTTTTACCAATGTGCCTCAAGTCCACTTACGAAAATAAGTAATCAACTGGTCAACAGTAGGCAGACTTTGGTAGCCAGGGCACATATTCTGGAACCCACTGTTTGAAGTGAAGCAGTCACCTAAAAAACCCAAAAGCATAATCAGTTTAACTCACAGTAAAAGTCtatttacacaccaagatcATAAGAGGAAAAACTGTAACACAAGGAGTATTATGTAGTTGATCTTTCctctattattttttaaaatgtaagtgCCATGATACTCACTTTTTCTAACCTGAAGAATATTCTTAGTTCTGTACAAAACGTCAAGGCATATAAAGCATGTGGAACCtcctctgaaaacaaaacacagattATTATTACCCGCTGTTATTTTGTCACATCTGAACAGCAGCCACAAAATAACCATCAACCAACCTTCCATCAGCTCACCTATGGAGCAGAAAACTGTTATCTGCCTGTATCTAGCCAGCCATACCCATAGTACATCTGCTAATAAAAGAtttctaaagagaaaaatactgaaCTACCAGTACATGGAAATCAAGTAATTATTACCAGACAGTGAGACAAACCCTGccaatttaataattatatgaCAGGATAATGGTATCTATATGATTTATCTACTACTGACATTTTTTGCATGAGCATGGTTGAGTTGACTCCTTCCACGTTACTGGCGTTGTTGTAATGAATCTTTATTTCTACACAGCGCATGTCTGCAAACTGCTGATTGTTAACATTGCTCACTGCATCACTACCGTCGTTGCTCATCCAGTACCAATCACCCTTATAGTCAGTTGGGATGATGCATGCTAAACAGAAAACGTAAGTTTTGAATATGCCATTGTACATATGTAAACAGAATTTACTTAAGATGTAATTTTATGGcttaaaagtgtgtgtgagagcgaaagagtgtgtgtgtgcacgagcaTGCAAGTTAAAACACTTTCATCTGTAggtgtatgaaatatttaattagtGCTCATTAGTGATACTATGCAAATAGTAAATCTTAAATGAAAAATCCTATATATACTTTCctattaatgattttatttgaataCAATCAATTAAAGaactttaaaacagtttcacaaTGGCTTTGGAACAAACTTTGTTCTTATGCCGTGCCTAGTGTTTTGAGTCGTATCACAATTATTCTCTGCATCAAGAAATTCGGTTTTTTAAACCTACAAAAGGAGCAAATGCATAAACTTGATTTCCTGAAACTTTTTATAAGACAAAAGTACAGTTCTTGCAGCAGATTATTAAAACTTAATACAATTCatccttttctatttttaggtCATTTCCTGGTTGTAAAGCCGTGACAGTGAAAGCAGATCTTGTCATAATGTTGATCTTCTacctttacattttattctgtCTGTTCTTTgaatataaaa
Coding sequences within:
- the LOC112573421 gene encoding uncharacterized protein LOC112573421 translates to MAPVRWKVTVALVLLSAVLASAQQACIIPTDYKGDWYWMSNDGSDAVSNVNNQQFADMRCVEIKIHYNNASNVEGVNSTMLMQKIGGSTCFICLDVLYRTKNILQVRKSDCFTSNSGFQNMCPGYQSLPTVDQLITYFRQDPQPVNCITTFEGVYQFTYEVSWGGGGICDNQDSQIKACQDPGSAYVDNEVFYMTYSRCPEVQTSYSQTIRYQCMGSWFAMVSGTGYTFAAIADTVQKDRREKFKCLMTLKNQKSADNTIRWVMSRFAECGALNSLYNGPVRLVLRRIPPQTPYMNPQCNLPRNISGEWYTQGIQFKSQVVINDTHVKYFTNKNEFEYEETYLSCQQMLGTRYLMTKVIVGKCEVDFVCYDIVPRHHGIVRYRVGKPSRLTQDELAQDNFMTAKFRETCSWMSFTFNRDDFDWKYEVLILDPPSPVICPVAGRYTFDQNVQGEWERYSTRIRGVTDRPRNKVDCRLTISELKSCSQDRSRIEIDAEYCESVDYRGRPIGEYDEPDHYLTCVGYWMEDMKSYLVTYDEEDAVSKFRCWVYERISWTELSLSRSQTARCQRNQKAVSYLMEGTGLQMVLHENERLFDDCPQRFDPGIDPYSKPTVIYVLSSAPFHLPIGLLNAVLCILVSLFLRL